TTTCCGACGGATCTCTCCAACGAATCGCGGGCGGCCTTCGACCATGCCATCAGCCTAGCAAACCGTTACGGCGCCCGCATCACCGTTTTGCACGTGCTGGAAGAAATGTCGCGCGCATCCAGCAACCTGCTGACAACCTATCTGGGTCGGGAAAAATTACAGGAGATTGCGAACACCCAAAAACAGGACACCAGGAAGGCGCTGATCGGGAAGAAAAAAGAAGCCCTGATGATCAAGGATGCACTAACCGCCTTCTGTGATGCGGCCCAAAAAGATCACCCGGAGTGCACGTTGATCATGGATGACATTGAAGTCGT
This is a stretch of genomic DNA from Deltaproteobacteria bacterium. It encodes these proteins:
- a CDS encoding universal stress protein; the encoded protein is MTPEYKNILFPTDLSNESRAAFDHAISLANRYGARITVLHVLEEMSRASSNLLTTYLGREKLQEIANTQKQDTRKALIGKKKEALMIKDALTAFCDAAQKDHPECTLIMDDIEVVIAEGHVVDEIVTEGGERHCDLIVMGYHARGKIEGAVLGSTSQRLLRKSGIPVFLIRMNA